A genomic region of Nitrospinota bacterium contains the following coding sequences:
- a CDS encoding glycosyltransferase family 2 protein, translating into MAENPLVSVVIPVYRGEKTIGPLVERLISVFAGRRLQIVLVNDASPDNSHAVCLESHEKHPDTVKYIRLARNFGEHNAVMAGLNHAGGDYVIIMDDDFQNPPEEAPKLLEKALEGDFDIVYSQYEDKKHHWFRNLGSRFNDAVANYMLDKPKDLYLSSFKCLSRMAVREIISYKGPFPYIDGIALNITRNIGVVMARHEERASGESGYTFKKLVRLWLSLFFNFSIIPLRTSLIMGFLLSGLGFILCAEIVIEKIFYPGTPLGWAFIATTILIFSGVQLIIIGVLGEYVGRIFLTINNIPQYVVKSAHGTGKRP; encoded by the coding sequence ATGGCTGAGAACCCTCTCGTAAGCGTGGTCATCCCGGTTTACCGGGGTGAAAAAACCATCGGCCCTCTGGTGGAGCGGTTGATATCGGTTTTCGCTGGCAGACGGTTGCAGATAGTGTTAGTTAACGACGCCAGCCCGGACAACAGCCACGCCGTATGCCTGGAGTCCCACGAGAAACACCCGGACACCGTAAAGTATATACGGCTGGCCCGGAATTTCGGCGAGCACAACGCCGTGATGGCGGGTTTGAACCACGCCGGCGGCGATTACGTCATCATAATGGACGATGATTTCCAGAACCCCCCGGAGGAGGCCCCCAAGCTGTTGGAAAAAGCGCTGGAGGGGGATTTCGACATCGTTTATTCCCAGTACGAAGATAAAAAACACCATTGGTTCAGAAACCTCGGAAGCCGGTTCAACGACGCTGTGGCCAATTACATGCTGGACAAGCCGAAAGACCTTTACCTCTCCAGCTTCAAATGTTTAAGCCGGATGGCCGTGCGGGAGATAATTTCCTACAAAGGCCCATTCCCTTACATAGACGGCATCGCCCTCAACATCACCCGGAATATCGGCGTGGTCATGGCGCGGCACGAGGAGCGCGCCAGCGGCGAGTCGGGCTATACCTTCAAGAAACTTGTGCGTTTGTGGCTCAGCCTGTTCTTCAACTTTTCCATCATCCCGTTGCGTACAAGCCTCATCATGGGGTTTTTGCTCAGCGGATTAGGTTTCATCTTGTGCGCGGAGATAGTAATCGAGAAGATTTTTTACCCGGGTACACCGCTGGGATGGGCTTTCATCGCCACCACCATCCTTATTTTCTCCGGCGTACAGCTCATCATAATAGGCGTGCTGGGGGAATATGTGGGCAGGATTTTTCTGACCATCAACAACATCCCGCAGTATGTGGTAAAAAGCGCCCATGGAACCGGCAAGCGACCTTAA
- a CDS encoding NAD-dependent epimerase/dehydratase family protein — protein MEPASDLKARFGGKNALITGGLGFIGGNLAVKLVELGAHVTILDAMLDGHGGNLFNIEPVKDDVKINFCDIRDEHTTKYLVTGQDYIFHLAGQNDHVKSLQDPFSDIDINIKGAAVLLEACKSHNPSARLIYTGTRGEYGPATHLPVDENAPLNPKGIYELSSLTAQQLFKIYNDNHGIKSVTLRLTNIYGPRAQMRHNRFGVANWFIRLAIDDETIQVFGDGSLKRDFLYVDDTVEAILMCAALDEAYGQLFNLGSDEVSCFRDLAEAAVNAAGKGRWKLTPFSAERATLEPGDFYSDIGKIKRVVGWSPKTPLKTGVQKTVEYYMEHKGMYW, from the coding sequence ATGGAACCGGCAAGCGACCTTAAAGCCCGTTTCGGGGGTAAAAACGCCCTTATCACCGGCGGCCTGGGCTTTATCGGCGGCAACCTGGCCGTCAAGCTTGTGGAGCTGGGCGCGCATGTCACCATTCTGGACGCCATGCTGGACGGCCACGGCGGCAACCTGTTCAACATCGAGCCGGTTAAGGATGACGTTAAGATAAACTTTTGCGACATCAGGGACGAACACACAACCAAATATCTTGTGACCGGCCAGGACTATATCTTCCACCTCGCCGGGCAGAACGACCATGTGAAAAGCCTGCAAGACCCATTTTCCGACATAGACATAAACATAAAAGGCGCGGCGGTCTTGCTGGAGGCCTGCAAGAGCCACAACCCTTCCGCCAGGCTTATATATACCGGCACCCGGGGCGAATACGGCCCCGCCACCCATTTGCCGGTGGACGAGAACGCGCCGCTGAATCCCAAGGGCATCTACGAGCTGTCCAGCCTCACCGCCCAGCAGTTGTTCAAGATATATAACGATAACCACGGCATAAAATCGGTAACGCTCCGGCTCACGAATATATACGGCCCCCGGGCCCAGATGCGTCACAACCGGTTCGGCGTGGCCAACTGGTTCATACGTCTTGCCATAGACGATGAGACCATACAGGTTTTCGGCGACGGTTCGTTGAAGCGGGATTTCCTGTATGTGGACGACACCGTGGAGGCCATATTGATGTGCGCGGCGCTGGACGAGGCTTACGGCCAGCTTTTCAACTTGGGGAGCGACGAGGTAAGCTGTTTCCGCGACCTGGCGGAGGCGGCGGTAAACGCGGCGGGGAAAGGCCGGTGGAAGCTCACCCCCTTTTCCGCCGAGCGTGCAACCCTGGAGCCGGGCGATTTTTACTCGGACATCGGCAAGATAAAAAGAGTCGTCGGCTGGAGCCCCAAAACACCGCTTAAAACCGGGGTTCAAAAAACCGTGGAGTATTATATGGAACATAAAGGGATGTACTGGTGA
- a CDS encoding DegT/DnrJ/EryC1/StrS family aminotransferase: MPFFELSRQYSSLSGEINSAIQTTLARGRYILDQEVASFERAFAGYNGAAHAVGVASGTEALQVALLALGIKPGDEVITAPNTATPTVCAIVSAGATPAFVDVDPGTFLMDPAKLEERLANGKGRKAKAVIPVHLYGRPADMEPINTLAAKYGLKVVEDVAQATGAEFLNHKAGAMGDAGCFSFYPTKNLGAYGDGGMIITNDDETARLARMIRNYGEESKFNNVMPGINSRLDEIQAAILNVKLKRLDGWNARRRKLAALYSESLAGLDWITTPADDGRAKSVYHLYVIKTAKRDALAVHLSAHGVHTMIHYPKPCHLQKAFEGLGYSAGSFPVAEKLAGEILSLPIYPELEETDVAYVADTIRSFR; the protein is encoded by the coding sequence ATCCCTTTCTTTGAGCTTTCCCGGCAATACAGTTCGTTAAGCGGGGAGATAAATTCCGCCATCCAAACAACCTTGGCCCGGGGCCGATATATATTGGACCAGGAGGTGGCCTCCTTCGAGCGGGCTTTCGCCGGATACAACGGCGCCGCCCACGCGGTAGGCGTGGCTTCGGGAACCGAGGCTCTGCAAGTCGCCCTGTTGGCCCTCGGCATAAAACCCGGCGACGAGGTGATCACCGCTCCCAACACCGCCACCCCCACGGTTTGCGCCATAGTATCCGCCGGGGCCACGCCCGCGTTCGTGGATGTGGATCCCGGAACTTTTCTTATGGATCCGGCAAAGCTGGAAGAGCGCCTGGCCAACGGCAAAGGCCGCAAGGCCAAAGCCGTCATCCCCGTGCATCTCTACGGTCGCCCGGCGGATATGGAGCCTATCAACACCCTGGCCGCCAAGTACGGCCTGAAAGTGGTGGAAGATGTGGCCCAGGCCACCGGGGCGGAATTTTTAAACCACAAGGCCGGCGCTATGGGCGACGCCGGTTGTTTCAGTTTCTACCCGACAAAGAACCTTGGCGCCTACGGTGACGGCGGAATGATAATCACCAATGACGATGAAACCGCCCGGCTGGCCCGGATGATCCGCAATTACGGCGAGGAATCCAAATTCAACAACGTCATGCCCGGCATCAACAGCAGGCTGGACGAGATTCAGGCGGCCATCCTGAACGTGAAGCTCAAGCGGCTGGACGGGTGGAACGCCCGGCGGCGCAAACTGGCGGCGCTATATAGCGAGTCGCTGGCCGGTCTGGACTGGATAACAACTCCCGCCGATGACGGGCGCGCAAAAAGCGTGTATCACCTGTACGTGATAAAAACCGCAAAACGGGACGCGCTGGCGGTCCATCTGTCGGCCCACGGGGTCCATACCATGATCCATTACCCAAAACCTTGCCATTTGCAGAAAGCATTCGAGGGGCTGGGGTATTCCGCCGGGAGTTTTCCGGTGGCGGAAAAACTGGCGGGCGAAATACTGTCGCTCCCCATCTACCCGGAATTGGAAGAAACGGATGTGGCCTATGTGGCCGATACCATCCGCTCTTTCCGGTAA
- a CDS encoding methyltransferase domain-containing protein: MEVREYETMFLVEEGHWWYQGLHNLAETMIRSEAPIKMLDAGCGTGKLLDILADLKPVGFDFSPDAIKLSRKRNAPNLALASITDIPFKNASFDAAVSMDVLCNLNEADGLKALKDMRATLKPGGLLLINLPAFEFMRGDHDRAVHIKRRFTKKELETMLEAAGFKIDMITYRNIFLFPPAFLVRTFQRFFPAKNPKSDLGLPPAIVNGFFKNILFFENRLIRLGVTFPFGLSVFCAARKG, translated from the coding sequence ATGGAAGTAAGAGAGTACGAAACCATGTTCCTCGTGGAGGAGGGACACTGGTGGTATCAGGGGCTCCACAACCTGGCGGAGACCATGATACGAAGCGAGGCTCCCATAAAAATGCTGGACGCGGGATGTGGAACCGGCAAACTGTTGGACATTCTGGCCGACCTCAAACCTGTTGGATTCGATTTCTCCCCCGACGCCATAAAACTTTCGAGAAAAAGAAACGCCCCAAACCTGGCGCTGGCCTCGATAACGGACATTCCTTTCAAAAACGCATCTTTCGACGCGGCGGTCTCCATGGATGTGCTTTGCAACCTAAACGAGGCGGATGGCTTAAAAGCGCTTAAAGATATGCGCGCCACGCTAAAACCCGGCGGCCTGCTTTTAATAAACCTGCCCGCCTTCGAGTTTATGAGGGGCGATCACGACAGGGCCGTGCATATAAAACGCCGGTTCACCAAAAAAGAGCTGGAGACCATGCTGGAGGCGGCCGGGTTTAAAATAGATATGATCACTTACAGGAACATTTTCCTGTTCCCGCCCGCGTTCCTGGTGCGGACGTTCCAAAGGTTTTTCCCGGCCAAAAACCCAAAGTCCGACCTGGGCCTGCCGCCCGCGATAGTGAACGGATTTTTCAAAAACATCCTGTTCTTCGAGAACCGGCTTATCCGGCTCGGTGTGACGTTTCCTTTCGGCCTGTCGGTGTTCTGCGCGGCAAGGAAGGGATAA
- a CDS encoding glycosyltransferase family 4 protein: MSLHLPPLLKRAVPLGLKKKLKAALDFIEERRFAGSLAGRRFTPPKTGPAVNYGGKAPSTGGFLHGGRVKLAHLEEAYPETDNFNILYLVSSALPPHAHVLADWAADCGAKVALNQNGVGYPGWAGPDYDEINIPMRAVMGKANYVAYQSRFCQQSADKWLMKPSCPVEVIYNCVDTDVFTPPAEPLPARPIRLLAAGSHYQDYRVISLLAAGALLLKKGLEVEIWVAGGLKWPGAEQETRKLIDNLKLDGRVKFLGGYTQNQAADIYRSCHILVHSKYNDPCPTVVIEAMACGLPVIGSASGGMGELVGDSAGALIDVPQSWERTYFPGASELASAVEKVAGNIEVLSKQSRARAVERFGKGEWLARHGAMFNRLLAG, encoded by the coding sequence ATGAGCCTTCATCTGCCGCCCCTGTTGAAACGGGCTGTTCCGCTGGGGCTTAAGAAAAAGCTGAAGGCGGCTTTAGACTTTATCGAAGAAAGACGGTTCGCCGGGTCGCTGGCTGGCCGCCGGTTCACCCCGCCGAAAACAGGCCCGGCGGTAAATTATGGGGGCAAGGCCCCTTCCACCGGAGGGTTCCTGCATGGAGGCCGGGTGAAACTGGCCCATCTGGAAGAGGCCTACCCCGAGACGGACAATTTCAACATACTCTATTTGGTCAGTTCCGCCCTGCCGCCTCACGCCCATGTTCTGGCGGACTGGGCGGCGGATTGCGGCGCGAAGGTGGCGCTAAACCAGAACGGCGTGGGGTATCCCGGCTGGGCCGGACCGGATTATGACGAGATTAATATCCCCATGCGGGCGGTGATGGGCAAAGCCAATTATGTGGCTTATCAAAGCCGGTTCTGCCAGCAAAGCGCGGATAAATGGCTGATGAAACCTTCGTGCCCTGTGGAGGTTATCTATAACTGCGTGGACACGGATGTTTTCACCCCCCCGGCGGAACCGCTACCCGCCAGGCCCATAAGGCTATTGGCGGCGGGAAGCCATTACCAGGACTACCGCGTGATTTCCCTGCTTGCGGCCGGGGCGTTGCTGCTGAAAAAGGGGCTGGAGGTGGAAATCTGGGTGGCCGGTGGGCTTAAGTGGCCGGGGGCGGAGCAGGAGACGCGGAAATTGATAGATAACCTGAAACTCGATGGGCGCGTGAAGTTTTTGGGGGGATATACACAGAATCAGGCGGCGGATATTTACCGTTCCTGCCATATCCTTGTTCATTCAAAATACAACGACCCTTGCCCGACGGTGGTGATAGAAGCCATGGCCTGCGGATTGCCGGTGATAGGCTCCGCCAGCGGCGGGATGGGTGAGCTGGTGGGAGATTCAGCTGGCGCGCTGATAGATGTCCCGCAAAGCTGGGAGCGAACTTACTTCCCCGGCGCCAGCGAACTGGCCTCGGCGGTAGAGAAGGTAGCGGGCAATATCGAGGTCTTGTCGAAACAGTCGCGGGCTCGGGCGGTGGAACGGTTTGGTAAAGGCGAGTGGCTGGCGCGTCATGGCGCCATGTTCAACCGGCTACTGGCGGGATGA
- a CDS encoding RNA-binding protein: MNIFVGNLPFSATENDLRSLFEEFGEVETVNVIKDRETGRSRGFAFVEMNNSDADAAIKNLNGKEFQGRAIKVNQAEQRKARAPRRSW, translated from the coding sequence ATGAATATCTTCGTTGGAAACCTCCCCTTCTCCGCTACTGAAAATGACCTGCGCTCGCTGTTTGAAGAATTCGGCGAAGTGGAGACGGTCAACGTGATTAAGGACCGTGAAACCGGCAGGTCCCGTGGTTTCGCTTTCGTCGAAATGAACAATTCCGACGCCGACGCGGCCATTAAGAACCTCAACGGTAAAGAGTTCCAGGGCCGCGCCATAAAGGTGAATCAGGCCGAGCAGAGGAAAGCCCGCGCTCCAAGACGCTCCTGGTAG
- a CDS encoding DEAD/DEAH box helicase: MTISSFSELGLIEPILRALRDEKHEQPTPIQAQAIPHAVQGRDILGCAQTGTGKTAAFAIPILQRLTEGKRQGQRNAPRALILTPTRELAEQINTSVRAYGRHLKLWQAVVYGGVGMGGQIKAISRGADILVATPGRLLDLMRQRVVSLGSLEIFVLDEADRMLDMGFITDVTKIISALPSNRQTMFFSATMPPAVTGLAGELLNDPVSVKVNPVSSTAEKVEQKVMFVERHDKEAALLNLLKDEGIFRALIFTRTKHKANNIAEKLNRNMVSAEAIHGNKSQAARMKALKNFSAGRARVLVATDIASRGIDIKGVTHVINFEMPNEPESYVHRIGRTARAGEAGSAISLCDSEERSILRAIERVIRIPITVDEDHPHHSAQVAAPRQKEPRNYGGYNRNSRFKPRNSGAGYRPSSGR, from the coding sequence ATGACCATTTCTTCGTTCTCCGAATTGGGCCTTATTGAGCCCATTCTCCGCGCCTTGCGTGACGAAAAGCACGAACAGCCCACGCCCATTCAGGCCCAGGCTATTCCGCACGCCGTACAAGGCCGCGATATATTAGGTTGCGCGCAAACCGGCACGGGTAAAACCGCCGCGTTCGCCATTCCCATACTCCAGCGCCTCACCGAGGGAAAACGCCAGGGGCAAAGGAACGCGCCGCGCGCCCTCATCCTCACACCCACCCGGGAACTTGCCGAACAGATAAACACCAGCGTTCGCGCCTATGGCAGGCATCTAAAACTTTGGCAGGCCGTGGTATACGGCGGCGTGGGAATGGGCGGCCAGATAAAGGCCATCTCCCGCGGCGCGGACATCCTTGTGGCCACTCCCGGCCGCCTGCTGGACCTTATGCGCCAGCGGGTGGTTTCGCTGGGCTCTCTTGAGATATTCGTCCTCGACGAGGCAGACAGGATGCTGGACATGGGTTTCATAACCGATGTCACCAAGATAATCTCGGCCCTGCCCTCCAACCGGCAGACCATGTTTTTCTCCGCCACCATGCCCCCTGCCGTCACCGGCCTTGCGGGCGAGCTGTTGAACGACCCGGTTTCCGTGAAGGTAAACCCCGTTTCGTCCACCGCCGAAAAGGTGGAGCAGAAAGTGATGTTCGTGGAGCGGCACGACAAGGAAGCCGCCCTGTTGAACCTTCTGAAAGATGAAGGCATCTTCCGGGCGCTGATTTTCACCCGCACGAAGCACAAGGCCAACAACATCGCCGAAAAGCTGAACCGCAACATGGTGAGCGCCGAGGCCATCCACGGCAACAAGTCGCAGGCGGCGCGCATGAAGGCGCTTAAGAATTTCTCCGCCGGGCGCGCCAGGGTGCTTGTGGCCACGGACATCGCCTCCCGCGGGATTGACATCAAAGGCGTCACCCACGTGATAAATTTCGAGATGCCCAACGAGCCGGAGAGCTACGTGCATCGCATCGGGCGCACAGCCCGCGCCGGCGAGGCCGGTTCGGCCATCTCCCTTTGCGACAGCGAGGAGCGCTCCATCCTGCGGGCCATCGAACGGGTTATAAGGATCCCCATCACGGTGGACGAGGACCATCCGCACCATTCGGCGCAAGTGGCCGCTCCCAGACAGAAGGAACCGCGCAACTACGGCGGTTACAACCGGAACTCCCGTTTCAAACCCCGCAACAGCGGCGCTGGCTACAGGCCAAGTTCGGGCAGATAA
- a CDS encoding MFS transporter yields the protein MTVSENGKWAQGLFSIPVIVAALGYFVDIYDLILFGIVRVPSLKAIGFEGQALLDEGVYLLNMQMGGMLLGGLAWGILGDKKGRIKILFGSIFLYSMANFANAFVNSIESYAILRFIAGLGLAGELGAGVTLVLESLPQKSRGYGTAVIATVGVAGAVLANIVAKNFDWRTAYIIGGILGMLLLILRVSIFESGMFRQMEASGVKKGDFLSLFKSRERFGKYMNSIMIGLPTWFTVGVIITFSPEFAKAMSVPEAVSAGDAIMYCYIGLIFGDFVSGFSSQYLGSRKKVVLVFQLMCGFVIAVFLSLDGISASFFYFMCGIIGVAVGYWAVFITIAAEQFGTNLRATVASTVPNFIRGTVIPITYSFKMGKEHFGIINSAALVGLVCLFLSIYALFRLEETFHKDLNYLEEH from the coding sequence ATGACCGTCTCTGAAAACGGGAAGTGGGCCCAGGGTCTTTTCTCAATCCCGGTTATTGTGGCCGCCTTGGGCTACTTCGTGGACATTTACGACCTTATCCTGTTCGGCATCGTGCGCGTGCCAAGCCTGAAGGCCATAGGGTTCGAGGGCCAGGCATTGCTGGACGAGGGTGTGTACCTTCTGAACATGCAGATGGGCGGGATGCTTTTAGGCGGCCTGGCCTGGGGCATTCTGGGTGATAAAAAGGGGCGCATAAAAATACTTTTCGGCTCCATCTTCCTCTACTCCATGGCCAATTTCGCCAACGCCTTCGTAAACTCCATAGAAAGTTACGCCATTCTCAGGTTCATCGCCGGGCTGGGGCTGGCCGGGGAACTGGGCGCGGGCGTAACGCTGGTGCTGGAAAGCCTGCCGCAAAAGTCGCGGGGTTACGGCACCGCCGTCATCGCCACCGTGGGGGTGGCGGGCGCCGTGCTGGCCAACATTGTGGCCAAGAATTTCGACTGGCGCACGGCCTATATAATCGGCGGTATTCTTGGCATGTTGCTTCTCATCCTGCGGGTGAGCATCTTCGAGTCCGGCATGTTCCGGCAGATGGAGGCTTCCGGCGTCAAGAAGGGGGATTTCCTGAGCCTCTTCAAGTCCAGGGAGCGGTTCGGCAAATATATGAACTCCATCATGATAGGGCTTCCCACCTGGTTCACCGTGGGGGTTATCATCACCTTCTCGCCGGAGTTCGCCAAGGCCATGAGCGTGCCGGAAGCGGTAAGCGCGGGCGACGCGATCATGTACTGTTACATCGGCCTTATTTTTGGCGACTTCGTGAGCGGCTTTTCCAGCCAGTACCTGGGGAGCAGGAAAAAGGTGGTGCTGGTGTTCCAGCTGATGTGCGGCTTTGTGATAGCCGTGTTTTTGTCGCTGGACGGCATAAGCGCCTCATTCTTTTATTTCATGTGCGGGATTATCGGCGTGGCGGTGGGTTACTGGGCCGTGTTCATCACCATCGCCGCCGAGCAGTTCGGCACCAACCTCCGCGCCACCGTGGCCTCCACCGTGCCCAATTTTATCCGGGGCACGGTGATACCCATCACTTACTCGTTCAAGATGGGCAAGGAGCATTTCGGCATCATCAACTCCGCCGCCCTTGTGGGGCTTGTGTGCCTGTTCCTGTCCATATACGCCCTGTTCAGGCTTGAGGAGACGTTCCACAAGGATTTAAATTACCTCGAGGAACATTAA
- the pyk gene encoding pyruvate kinase — protein MDNHRIRKTKIICTLGPASSSLEMIVKLAHAGMNVARLNFSHGTHEYHKLSIAAIRQASAQTGKRIGILQDLGGPKIRLGELRTPQIILKPGQPVTLTTGETAEGNEIPVNYAYLAEDVSPGSKILLADGLVELALERIEGGKLKCVTITGGILTSHKGVNLPLCNLRTPAFTKKDQADLEFGLMNGVDFVALSFVRGVADLLPVKEAISRSRSAKPMLLAKIEKPQAVESLNEILPMVDGIMVARGDLGVETPFERLPIIQKSVITAARRAGKPVITATQMLRSMIDSPRPTRAEATDTANAILDGTDALMLSEETAAGDYPVEAVTTLDMIARATEESYDSAKYMDEPESAFVQDTEAAMSRAACGLALKLGAVCLATSTLTGHTARMISRFRPSMPIIGFTCDEDTFRKLNLSWGVIPALIPQTQDLGTLCRTAERFARDNGLGAAGDRIIVTAGYPLWVSGSTNIVEVITINGS, from the coding sequence ATGGACAACCACCGGATTCGCAAGACAAAGATTATCTGCACCCTCGGCCCCGCCTCCTCCTCCCTCGAAATGATCGTAAAGCTTGCCCATGCCGGGATGAACGTGGCCAGGCTGAATTTCTCCCACGGGACCCATGAATATCACAAGCTTTCCATAGCGGCCATCAGGCAGGCCAGCGCCCAGACGGGAAAACGCATCGGCATCCTGCAAGACCTGGGCGGGCCCAAGATAAGGCTGGGGGAATTGCGGACGCCCCAGATAATCCTAAAACCGGGACAACCGGTAACGCTTACAACCGGAGAAACCGCCGAGGGAAACGAAATTCCCGTCAATTACGCATACCTGGCCGAAGATGTCTCCCCCGGTTCCAAAATCCTGCTGGCCGACGGGCTGGTGGAACTGGCGTTGGAGCGCATAGAAGGGGGCAAGCTTAAGTGCGTCACCATAACCGGCGGGATACTTACCTCCCACAAGGGGGTGAACCTGCCGCTGTGCAACCTCAGGACACCGGCGTTCACCAAGAAGGACCAGGCGGACCTGGAGTTCGGCCTGATGAATGGCGTGGATTTTGTGGCCCTCTCCTTCGTGCGCGGCGTGGCGGATCTGCTCCCCGTAAAGGAGGCCATCTCCCGCTCACGAAGCGCCAAACCCATGTTGCTGGCCAAGATAGAGAAACCCCAGGCCGTGGAAAGCCTCAACGAGATATTGCCAATGGTGGACGGGATCATGGTGGCCCGGGGAGACCTTGGGGTTGAAACCCCTTTCGAAAGGCTTCCCATAATCCAGAAAAGCGTTATCACAGCCGCCCGCAGGGCCGGAAAGCCGGTTATCACCGCCACGCAGATGTTACGCTCCATGATAGACAGCCCCAGGCCCACCCGCGCCGAAGCCACCGACACGGCCAACGCCATCCTCGACGGGACAGATGCGCTGATGCTGTCCGAGGAGACCGCCGCCGGAGATTACCCCGTGGAGGCGGTAACCACTTTGGACATGATAGCCAGGGCAACGGAGGAGAGTTACGATTCGGCCAAATACATGGACGAGCCGGAATCGGCGTTCGTGCAGGATACCGAGGCGGCCATGAGCCGCGCCGCGTGCGGCCTGGCGCTTAAATTGGGCGCGGTCTGTCTGGCCACATCCACCCTTACCGGGCACACCGCGCGGATGATCTCCCGCTTCAGGCCTTCCATGCCCATCATAGGGTTTACATGCGACGAAGACACATTCAGAAAGCTCAATCTTTCATGGGGCGTCATACCCGCGCTGATTCCCCAGACACAGGATTTGGGGACGCTTTGCCGCACCGCTGAGCGGTTCGCCAGGGATAACGGCCTGGGCGCGGCCGGGGACAGGATAATAGTTACCGCCGGTTACCCGCTTTGGGTTTCCGGCTCCACCAACATTGTGGAGGTGATAACCATAAACGGTTCATGA